From Falco cherrug isolate bFalChe1 chromosome 4, bFalChe1.pri, whole genome shotgun sequence, one genomic window encodes:
- the CRYGN gene encoding gamma-crystallin N isoform X3, whose protein sequence is MSQYSGKITFYEGKCFTGRKLEVCGSCGSFQDQGFLNRVNSICVQSGAWVCFDHPDFRGQQYILEHGEYPDFYRWNGRSDHLGSCRPVGMHGEHYRIEIFEGSHFSGPSLELTEDCSFLQGQGWDKTCINALKVYGDGAWVLYEEPNYRGRMYVVERGEFTSFNAWQARNASVQSIRRVVNYF, encoded by the exons ATGTCTCAATACTCGGGAAAA ATCACTTTCTACGAAGGCAAATGCTTCACGGGCAGAAAGCTGGAGGTCTGCGGCAGCTGTGGCAGCTTCCAGGACCAAGGTTTCCTCAACCGAGTCAATTCCATCTGCGTCCAGAGCGGAGCTTGGGTCTGCTTCGACCACCCTGACTTCCGAGGGCAGCAGTACATCCTGGAGCATGGCGAGTACCCCGACTTCTATCGCTGGAACGGCCGCAGCGACCACCTGGGCTCCTGCCGGCCCGTCGGGATG CATGGCGAGCATTACAGGATCGAAATATTTGAGGGGAGCCATTTTAGCGGTCCCAGCCTGGAGCTGACAGAAGATTGCTCCTTCCTGCAAGGGCAAGGCTGGGACAAGACCTGCATCAATGCCCTCAAAGTGTACGGCGATGGCGC GTGGGTGCTGTACGAGGAGCCCAACTACCGAGGCCGTATGTACGTGGTGGAGCGGGGTGAGTTCACCAGCTTCAATGCATGGCAGGCGCGCAACGCGAGTGTCCAGTCCATCAGAAGAGTCGTCAACTACTTCTAG
- the CRYGN gene encoding gamma-crystallin N isoform X1, translating into MRRVACIMITFYEGKCFTGRKLEVCGSCGSFQDQGFLNRVNSICVQSGAWVCFDHPDFRGQQYILEHGEYPDFYRWNGRSDHLGSCRPVGMHGEHYRIEIFEGSHFSGPSLELTEDCSFLQGQGWDKTCINALKVYGDGAVHQLLQDAAEQSRKNHHVLVGQQQPVNIPVLPPCSIFNGIRYSQQAGVIGRCRK; encoded by the exons ATCACTTTCTACGAAGGCAAATGCTTCACGGGCAGAAAGCTGGAGGTCTGCGGCAGCTGTGGCAGCTTCCAGGACCAAGGTTTCCTCAACCGAGTCAATTCCATCTGCGTCCAGAGCGGAGCTTGGGTCTGCTTCGACCACCCTGACTTCCGAGGGCAGCAGTACATCCTGGAGCATGGCGAGTACCCCGACTTCTATCGCTGGAACGGCCGCAGCGACCACCTGGGCTCCTGCCGGCCCGTCGGGATG CATGGCGAGCATTACAGGATCGAAATATTTGAGGGGAGCCATTTTAGCGGTCCCAGCCTGGAGCTGACAGAAGATTGCTCCTTCCTGCAAGGGCAAGGCTGGGACAAGACCTGCATCAATGCCCTCAAAGTGTACGGCGATGGCGC GGTCCACCAGTTGTTGCAAGATGccgcagagcagagcaggaagaacCACCATGTCCTGGTGGGCCAGCAACAGCCGGTGAACATCCCTGTCCTACCACCATGCAGTATTTTCAATGGCATCAGGTATTCCCAGCAGGCGGGAGTGATTGGAAGGTGCAGAAAATAG
- the CRYGN gene encoding gamma-crystallin N isoform X2, translating into MSQYSGKITFYEGKCFTGRKLEVCGSCGSFQDQGFLNRVNSICVQSGAWVCFDHPDFRGQQYILEHGEYPDFYRWNGRSDHLGSCRPVGMHGEHYRIEIFEGSHFSGPSLELTEDCSFLQGQGWDKTCINALKVYGDGAVHQLLQDAAEQSRKNHHVLVGQQQPVNIPVLPPCSIFNGIRYSQQAGVIGRCRK; encoded by the exons ATGTCTCAATACTCGGGAAAA ATCACTTTCTACGAAGGCAAATGCTTCACGGGCAGAAAGCTGGAGGTCTGCGGCAGCTGTGGCAGCTTCCAGGACCAAGGTTTCCTCAACCGAGTCAATTCCATCTGCGTCCAGAGCGGAGCTTGGGTCTGCTTCGACCACCCTGACTTCCGAGGGCAGCAGTACATCCTGGAGCATGGCGAGTACCCCGACTTCTATCGCTGGAACGGCCGCAGCGACCACCTGGGCTCCTGCCGGCCCGTCGGGATG CATGGCGAGCATTACAGGATCGAAATATTTGAGGGGAGCCATTTTAGCGGTCCCAGCCTGGAGCTGACAGAAGATTGCTCCTTCCTGCAAGGGCAAGGCTGGGACAAGACCTGCATCAATGCCCTCAAAGTGTACGGCGATGGCGC GGTCCACCAGTTGTTGCAAGATGccgcagagcagagcaggaagaacCACCATGTCCTGGTGGGCCAGCAACAGCCGGTGAACATCCCTGTCCTACCACCATGCAGTATTTTCAATGGCATCAGGTATTCCCAGCAGGCGGGAGTGATTGGAAGGTGCAGAAAATAG